One region of Vespula vulgaris chromosome 9, iyVesVulg1.1, whole genome shotgun sequence genomic DNA includes:
- the LOC127066286 gene encoding CLIP-associating protein 1 isoform X7, whose product MSGNPRDMDGFMPLLSTTDIKKKLSVGDLVLNYLGDPDKSIECQDIGLFIDNVIPWLTNGNPKVVQNGLEILTYLADRMGHDFKPYISTVIQPMIDRLGDSKDATREKAHLVLLKILEKGCLTPQQLLDRFRPAFTHKNAKLREEALVLLTTTLNEHGADEMALSGVIPSIVKLLSDPSEKVRETALNTLTDMYRHVGERLRVDLQRKHNVPQAKLLLLIKKFDQLKASGDLLPLAMSSDVGKDTDEPDRAIKSAPLKRTNVPLKRGQFGPAKAPSSALATPGNIHATVPRAATVSRSVSLRSTSGQAGAVDEETFLTSFEEVSPVNLFSAKDLEEQMKIIRDTVGDDKKDWKQRTESMKKLRAIVLAGGMNYENFLDCLKSIQRPFEVACTDLRSQVVREACITLAFLSQHLKTKFASFGEAVLLTLMNLIQNSAKVVATAGAVAVRFILQNTHCSRFVPIITSSLNSKSKDIRRASCEYLNSILQTWSTQMLQKHVTVLQDAIKKGIADSDSEARAFARKSYWAFKDHFPEQAEVLLNSLDATYKRSLMSLSNSGSINSLNVVTRSTSVSPRASRPALSATGSTENLHQAPGPPHGPLRRTPSLPRSYRQSGIPILQRPTDNHYRVTPGVRSTSAIDLQAAQRAKARMTYANMSRYKATLPRHSKSPDTAAVASPERTARTRTRVAGVSQSQPSSRSGSPSSRLSYTTYNREGESLIARPRKLSGHGIRSTGNSREPSPQRFGMDRSFGCKMRGRSLHMSPTDRPQSRPVMAQKMLQQSREAESALADALTFDSIDSCYNRATRVKGEHSDDSETSSICSERSMDSFRRPSDSFSWSGSQQRLYRDIWDQSIPKDIKEIIENCAHKHWGDRKEGLVGLQHFLANGNTLTATELRKVTDIFTKMFMDSHTKVFSLFLDTLNELITTHNEDLSDWLYVLCARLLNKLGTDLLGSIQAKIHRTLDVVRESFPGEQLLPAVMRYLTDPTQTPNSRVKVATLTFITQIAETAEPSALNNSAGTALARLLDWTSDVKSQDVRRHAQEAFIALYNLNPPQVTMILAELPKYYQEAALPLVQNHLRRSSGSSNPASPGTPPPRAQHSPARNKKNDVDTADENLEEVYKTSSYRSLRRTTAEIQNYGFERLERATTSKDSGISNMADLEERIEGLTLSNSGRSSSVSSPTQRGRSVTNITVNGSSDTIAGDLILPQENNGYKTHGSSPDSTKRPEVLDNMIKTLQSKLTQTSEKVAALQEFQLYVREGDATYVKQNFKKLLKTLLDRVNSDSQQLQIEVLQTLIDMLKCPELLESFSVFPELLVLKVITAHKFDDQKADGSSSGESVRAPVLRTAEKCAATIATVLRPEQIILVVSTIITTEPYPLNMGAIKMLHKIVEHWGREAIEPHLSKIMPGLIKAYDDVESTVRKSAVFCMVAIHAAVGEEVLKPHLSSLYASKLKLLYIYIQRAQQTNSQPASPRSNSKN is encoded by the exons GTGATAGCAAAGATGCGACCAGAGAAAAGGCACATTTGGTCCTTCTTAAAATCTTGGAGAAAGGTTGTTTGACACCCCAACAATTGTTGGACAGATTTCGTCCCGCTTTCACCCATAAAAATGCGAAATTAAGAGAAGAAGCATTGGTCTTGTTAACGACAACATTAAACGA aCATGGCGCAGACGAGATGGCTCTATCCGGTGTTATTCCCAGTATCGTCAAACTACTCTCGGATCCGTCCGAAAAAGTTCGGGAAACTGCATTGAACACGTTAACAGACATGTACAGGCATGTTGGCGAAAGATTGCGCGTCGACTTGCAGAGGAAGCACAATGTCCCGCAAGCAAA ATTACTATTGTTGATCAAAAAGTTCGATCAATTGAAAGCATCCGGCGATTTGTTACCTCTCGCAATGTCGTCCGATG TTGGTAAAGACACAGATGAACCTGATAGAGCA ATTAAGTCAGCACCTTTGAAAAGAACTAATGTACCTCTCAAAAGAGGCCAATTTGGTCCAGCAAAGGCACCAAGTTCTGCGCTAG CTACGCCTGGTAACATACATGCAACGGTCCCACGAGCAGCAACCGTCAGTAGGTCTGTGTCACTAAGATCAACATCAG GTCAAGCTGGTGCTGTTgacgaagaaacatttttaacatCGTTTGAGGAGGTATCACCCGTTAATTTGTTCTCTGCAAAGGATTTGGAAgaacaaatgaaaattataagagATACAGTTGGAGATGATAAGAAAGACTGGAAACAAAGAACAGAAAGC ATGAAAAAACTTAGAGCAATAGTTCTTGCTGGTGGTATGAACTATGAGAATTTTCTGGATTGTTTGAAAAGTATACAACGACCGTTTGAAGTAGCATGTACAGATCTTAGGTCACAGGTTGTACGAGAAGCTTGCATTACTTTGGCATTTCTGAGTCAGCATTTAAAGACCAAGTTTGCCAGTTTCGGAGAAGCAGTTCTTTTGACTCTAATGAACCTCATACAGAATAGTGCCAAG GTCGTGGCAACAGCGGGGGCCGTAGCTGTTAGATTTATCCTTCAAAACACACATTGCAGCAGATTCGTCCCGATTATTACATCTTCGCTAAATAGCAAAAGTAAAGACATTCGTCGTGCTTCGTGTGAATATCTAAACTCAATTTTACAAACGTGGTCTACTCAAATGTTGCAAAAACATGTAACGGTATTGCAAGATgctattaaaaaaggaatcgcTGATTCTGATTCTGAGGCAAGAGCATTCGCCCGCAA ATCATATTGGGCCTTCAAAGATCACTTTCCGGAACAAGCAGAGGTATTACTCAACAGTCTTGATGCAACCTATAAGCGTTCACTGATGTCTCTCAGTAACAGTGGAAGTATCAATAGTCTAAATGTAGTAACGCGATCAACGAGCGTTAGTCCAAGAGCATCAAGACCTGCGTTGAGTGCCACAG GTAGTACGGAAAACTTGCATCAGGCACCAGGCCCACCTCACGGTCCGCTCAGACGTACTCCGTCGTTACCTCGTTCATATCGTCAGTCTGGCATCCCAATTCTACAAAGACCCACAGATAATCATT ATCGAGTCACGCCAGGTGTTAGATCTACTAGTGCGATAGATTTACAAGCTGCACAAAGAGCCAAAGCAAGGATGACATATGCAAATATGAGTAGATACAAAGCTACACTTC CAAGACACAGTAAATCACCTGATACCGCTGCAGTTGCCAGTCCTGAACGGACAGCTAGGACAAGAACAAGAGTGGCAGGAGTTTCACAATCGCAAC cCAGTAGCAGATCGGGTTCACCGTCATCGAGATTAAGTTATACAACGTATAATCGCGAAGGAGAATCATTAATAGCAAGACCAAGGAAATTATCTGGACATGGTATTCGAAGTACTGGGAATAGTCGTGAACCCAGTCCACAGAGATTTGGAATGGACAGAAGTTTTGGATGTAAAATGCG aggAAGGAGTTTACATATGTCACCAACAGATAGACCTCAATCTAGACCAGTTATGGCACAGAAGATGTTACAGCAATCTCGTGAAGCTGAATCTGCTTTAGCAGATGCGCTTACCTTTGATAGCATTGACAGTTGTTACAATAGAGCTACAAGAGTCAAAGGCGAACACAGCGACGACAGCGAAACTAGCAGTATATGCTCAGAACGCAGCATGGACAGTTTCAGGCGACCTAGTGAT TCGTTCTCATGGAGTGGCTCCCAGCAAAGACTGTACCGTGATATCTGGGATCAGTCTATCCCAAAG gatattaaagaaataattgaaaattgtgCTCACAAGCATTGGGGTGACAGGAAGGAAGGTTTAGTCGGTTTACAACACTTTCTTGCAAATGGAAATACATTGACCGCTACCGAATTGCGCAAAGTTACGGATATATTTACCAAAATGTTCATGGATTCGCATACTAAAGTATTCAGCTTATTTCTGGATACTTTAAATGAACTTATTACGACTCATAATGAAGATCTTAGCGATTGGCTATACGTTTTATGTGCGAGACTTTTAAACAAATTGGGTACAGATTTATTAGGATCTATCCAAGCTAAAATTCATCGAACGTTAGATGTTGTAAG AGAATCCTTTCCCGGTGAACAATTATTACCAGCTGTGATGAGATATTTAACCGACCCAACACAAACACCAAATTCTCGTGTAAAAGTTGCGACCCTTACTTTTATCACACAAATAGCAGAGACTGCGGAACCCTCTGCCTTAAACAATTCTGCTGGAACAGCATTAGCTAGATTGCTTGATTGGACGAGCGATGTAAAAAGTCAAGATGTTAGAAGGCATGCACAGGAGGCATTTATAGCGCTTTACAATTTAAATCCCCCACAAGTGACAATGATATTAGCGGAATTACCTAAATATTATCAA GAAGCTGCATTACCTCTAGTCCAAAATCATTTAAGAAGATCATCGGGTTCGAGTAATCCAGCTTCTCCTGGTACACCACCACCAAGAGCACAACACTCTCCTGCACGTAATAAGAAGAATGACGTTGATACGGCTGATGAAAATTTGGAAGAAGTTTATAA AACCTCTTCTTACAGATCATTACGACGTACAACGGCAGAGATTCAAAATTATGGATTTGAGCGTTTAGAAAGAGCTACAACTAGCAAAGATAGTGGTATTAGTAATATGGCTGATTTAGAAGAAAGGATAGAAGGTCTAACGTTGTCTAATTCG gGAAGATCTTCTTCTGTATCATCACCAACGCAAAGAGGACGATCGGTCACGAATATAACAGTAAATGGTTCTAGTGATACAATTGCCGGAGATCTTATATTACCTCAAGAAAATAATGGTTATAAAACTCatg gaTCATCCCCCGACTCAACCAAGAGACCAGAAGTATTAGATAATATGATTAAAACGTTACAATCTAAATTGACGCAAACTTCAGAAAAGGTAGCAGCTTTGCAGGAGTTTCAGTTATACGTTAGAGAAGGAGACGCCACATATGTCAAACAAAATTTCAA aaaactTCTCAAGACATTATTAGATAGGGTAAATAGCGATAGTCAACAGTTACAAATAGAAGTACTTCAGACGTTAATCGATATGCTCAAATGTCCAGAACTTTTGGAaagtttttctgtttttcctgAATTGTTGGTATTGAAAGTAATCACTGCCCATAAGTTTGATGATCAGAAAGCCGATGGTAGTTCCAGCGGAGAGAGCGTTAGAGCGCCG GTTCTTCGGACAGCGGAGAAGTGTGCCGCGACAATTGCCACGGTTCTTAGACCGGAACAAATTATTCTCGTTGTATCAACTATAATAACAACCGAACCATATCCCTTAAATATGGGTGCGATTAAAATGCTTCACAAAATAGTCGAACACTGGGGACGCGAAGCTATAGAGCCtcatttatcgaaaattatgCCAGGACTTATTaag gCATATGACGACGTCGAAAGTACGGTTCGTAAAAGTGCAGTTTTTTGTATGGTAGCAATACATGCAGCAGTTGGCGAAGAAGTTTTAAAACCTCATTTGAGTTCTCTATATGCAAGTAAATTAAAGcttttgtatatttacatacaacGTGCACAGCAAACGAACAGTCAACCGGCAAGTCCACGTAGCAACAGCAAGAATTAA
- the LOC127066286 gene encoding CLIP-associating protein 1 isoform X3, whose translation MSGNPRDMDGFMPLLSTTDIKKKLSVGDLVLNYLGDPDKSIECQDIGLFIDNVIPWLTNGNPKVVQNGLEILTYLADRMGHDFKPYISTVIQPMIDRLGDSKDATREKAHLVLLKILEKGCLTPQQLLDRFRPAFTHKNAKLREEALVLLTTTLNEHGADEMALSGVIPSIVKLLSDPSEKVRETALNTLTDMYRHVGERLRVDLQRKHNVPQAKLLLLIKKFDQLKASGDLLPLAMSSDVGKDTDEPDRAIKSAPLKRTNVPLKRGQFGPAKAPSSALATPGNIHATVPRAATVSRSVSLRSTSGQAGAVDEETFLTSFEEVSPVNLFSAKDLEEQMKIIRDTVGDDKKDWKQRTESMKKLRAIVLAGGMNYENFLDCLKSIQRPFEVACTDLRSQVVREACITLAFLSQHLKTKFASFGEAVLLTLMNLIQNSAKVVATAGAVAVRFILQNTHCSRFVPIITSSLNSKSKDIRRASCEYLNSILQTWSTQMLQKHVTVLQDAIKKGIADSDSEARAFARKSYWAFKDHFPEQAEVLLNSLDATYKRSLMSLSNSGSINSLNVVTRSTSVSPRASRPALSATGSTENLHQAPGPPHGPLRRTPSLPRSYRQSGIPILQRPTDNHYRVTPGVRSTSAIDLQAAQRAKARMTYANMSRYKATLHNDHSHQGKQARHSKSPDTAAVASPERTARTRTRVAGVSQSQPSSRSGSPSSRLSYTTYNREGESLIARPRKLSGHGIRSTGNSREPSPQRFGMDRSFGCKMRGRSLHMSPTDRPQSRPVMAQKMLQQSREAESALADALTFDSIDSCYNRATRVKGEHSDDSETSSICSERSMDSFRRPSDSFSWSGSQQRLYRDIWDQSIPKDIKEIIENCAHKHWGDRKEGLVGLQHFLANGNTLTATELRKVTDIFTKMFMDSHTKVFSLFLDTLNELITTHNEDLSDWLYVLCARLLNKLGTDLLGSIQAKIHRTLDVVRESFPGEQLLPAVMRYLTDPTQTPNSRVKVATLTFITQIAETAEPSALNNSAGTALARLLDWTSDVKSQDVRRHAQEAFIALYNLNPPQVTMILAELPKYYQEAALPLVQNHLRRSSGSSNPASPGTPPPRAQHSPARNKKNDVDTADENLEEVYKSLRRTTAEIQNYGFERLERATTSKDSGISNMADLEERIEGLTLSNSGRSSSVSSPTQRGRSVTNITVNGSSDTIAGDLILPQENNGYKTHGSSPDSTKRPEVLDNMIKTLQSKLTQTSEKVAALQEFQLYVREGDATYVKQNFKKLLKTLLDRVNSDSQQLQIEVLQTLIDMLKCPELLESFSVFPELLVLKVITAHKFDDQKADGSSSGESVRAPVRMSEAQVLRTAEKCAATIATVLRPEQIILVVSTIITTEPYPLNMGAIKMLHKIVEHWGREAIEPHLSKIMPGLIKAYDDVESTVRKSAVFCMVAIHAAVGEEVLKPHLSSLYASKLKLLYIYIQRAQQTNSQPASPRSNSKN comes from the exons GTGATAGCAAAGATGCGACCAGAGAAAAGGCACATTTGGTCCTTCTTAAAATCTTGGAGAAAGGTTGTTTGACACCCCAACAATTGTTGGACAGATTTCGTCCCGCTTTCACCCATAAAAATGCGAAATTAAGAGAAGAAGCATTGGTCTTGTTAACGACAACATTAAACGA aCATGGCGCAGACGAGATGGCTCTATCCGGTGTTATTCCCAGTATCGTCAAACTACTCTCGGATCCGTCCGAAAAAGTTCGGGAAACTGCATTGAACACGTTAACAGACATGTACAGGCATGTTGGCGAAAGATTGCGCGTCGACTTGCAGAGGAAGCACAATGTCCCGCAAGCAAA ATTACTATTGTTGATCAAAAAGTTCGATCAATTGAAAGCATCCGGCGATTTGTTACCTCTCGCAATGTCGTCCGATG TTGGTAAAGACACAGATGAACCTGATAGAGCA ATTAAGTCAGCACCTTTGAAAAGAACTAATGTACCTCTCAAAAGAGGCCAATTTGGTCCAGCAAAGGCACCAAGTTCTGCGCTAG CTACGCCTGGTAACATACATGCAACGGTCCCACGAGCAGCAACCGTCAGTAGGTCTGTGTCACTAAGATCAACATCAG GTCAAGCTGGTGCTGTTgacgaagaaacatttttaacatCGTTTGAGGAGGTATCACCCGTTAATTTGTTCTCTGCAAAGGATTTGGAAgaacaaatgaaaattataagagATACAGTTGGAGATGATAAGAAAGACTGGAAACAAAGAACAGAAAGC ATGAAAAAACTTAGAGCAATAGTTCTTGCTGGTGGTATGAACTATGAGAATTTTCTGGATTGTTTGAAAAGTATACAACGACCGTTTGAAGTAGCATGTACAGATCTTAGGTCACAGGTTGTACGAGAAGCTTGCATTACTTTGGCATTTCTGAGTCAGCATTTAAAGACCAAGTTTGCCAGTTTCGGAGAAGCAGTTCTTTTGACTCTAATGAACCTCATACAGAATAGTGCCAAG GTCGTGGCAACAGCGGGGGCCGTAGCTGTTAGATTTATCCTTCAAAACACACATTGCAGCAGATTCGTCCCGATTATTACATCTTCGCTAAATAGCAAAAGTAAAGACATTCGTCGTGCTTCGTGTGAATATCTAAACTCAATTTTACAAACGTGGTCTACTCAAATGTTGCAAAAACATGTAACGGTATTGCAAGATgctattaaaaaaggaatcgcTGATTCTGATTCTGAGGCAAGAGCATTCGCCCGCAA ATCATATTGGGCCTTCAAAGATCACTTTCCGGAACAAGCAGAGGTATTACTCAACAGTCTTGATGCAACCTATAAGCGTTCACTGATGTCTCTCAGTAACAGTGGAAGTATCAATAGTCTAAATGTAGTAACGCGATCAACGAGCGTTAGTCCAAGAGCATCAAGACCTGCGTTGAGTGCCACAG GTAGTACGGAAAACTTGCATCAGGCACCAGGCCCACCTCACGGTCCGCTCAGACGTACTCCGTCGTTACCTCGTTCATATCGTCAGTCTGGCATCCCAATTCTACAAAGACCCACAGATAATCATT ATCGAGTCACGCCAGGTGTTAGATCTACTAGTGCGATAGATTTACAAGCTGCACAAAGAGCCAAAGCAAGGATGACATATGCAAATATGAGTAGATACAAAGCTACACTTC ATAATGATCATAGTCATCAGGGTAAACaag CAAGACACAGTAAATCACCTGATACCGCTGCAGTTGCCAGTCCTGAACGGACAGCTAGGACAAGAACAAGAGTGGCAGGAGTTTCACAATCGCAAC cCAGTAGCAGATCGGGTTCACCGTCATCGAGATTAAGTTATACAACGTATAATCGCGAAGGAGAATCATTAATAGCAAGACCAAGGAAATTATCTGGACATGGTATTCGAAGTACTGGGAATAGTCGTGAACCCAGTCCACAGAGATTTGGAATGGACAGAAGTTTTGGATGTAAAATGCG aggAAGGAGTTTACATATGTCACCAACAGATAGACCTCAATCTAGACCAGTTATGGCACAGAAGATGTTACAGCAATCTCGTGAAGCTGAATCTGCTTTAGCAGATGCGCTTACCTTTGATAGCATTGACAGTTGTTACAATAGAGCTACAAGAGTCAAAGGCGAACACAGCGACGACAGCGAAACTAGCAGTATATGCTCAGAACGCAGCATGGACAGTTTCAGGCGACCTAGTGAT TCGTTCTCATGGAGTGGCTCCCAGCAAAGACTGTACCGTGATATCTGGGATCAGTCTATCCCAAAG gatattaaagaaataattgaaaattgtgCTCACAAGCATTGGGGTGACAGGAAGGAAGGTTTAGTCGGTTTACAACACTTTCTTGCAAATGGAAATACATTGACCGCTACCGAATTGCGCAAAGTTACGGATATATTTACCAAAATGTTCATGGATTCGCATACTAAAGTATTCAGCTTATTTCTGGATACTTTAAATGAACTTATTACGACTCATAATGAAGATCTTAGCGATTGGCTATACGTTTTATGTGCGAGACTTTTAAACAAATTGGGTACAGATTTATTAGGATCTATCCAAGCTAAAATTCATCGAACGTTAGATGTTGTAAG AGAATCCTTTCCCGGTGAACAATTATTACCAGCTGTGATGAGATATTTAACCGACCCAACACAAACACCAAATTCTCGTGTAAAAGTTGCGACCCTTACTTTTATCACACAAATAGCAGAGACTGCGGAACCCTCTGCCTTAAACAATTCTGCTGGAACAGCATTAGCTAGATTGCTTGATTGGACGAGCGATGTAAAAAGTCAAGATGTTAGAAGGCATGCACAGGAGGCATTTATAGCGCTTTACAATTTAAATCCCCCACAAGTGACAATGATATTAGCGGAATTACCTAAATATTATCAA GAAGCTGCATTACCTCTAGTCCAAAATCATTTAAGAAGATCATCGGGTTCGAGTAATCCAGCTTCTCCTGGTACACCACCACCAAGAGCACAACACTCTCCTGCACGTAATAAGAAGAATGACGTTGATACGGCTGATGAAAATTTGGAAGAAGTTTATAA ATCATTACGACGTACAACGGCAGAGATTCAAAATTATGGATTTGAGCGTTTAGAAAGAGCTACAACTAGCAAAGATAGTGGTATTAGTAATATGGCTGATTTAGAAGAAAGGATAGAAGGTCTAACGTTGTCTAATTCG gGAAGATCTTCTTCTGTATCATCACCAACGCAAAGAGGACGATCGGTCACGAATATAACAGTAAATGGTTCTAGTGATACAATTGCCGGAGATCTTATATTACCTCAAGAAAATAATGGTTATAAAACTCatg gaTCATCCCCCGACTCAACCAAGAGACCAGAAGTATTAGATAATATGATTAAAACGTTACAATCTAAATTGACGCAAACTTCAGAAAAGGTAGCAGCTTTGCAGGAGTTTCAGTTATACGTTAGAGAAGGAGACGCCACATATGTCAAACAAAATTTCAA aaaactTCTCAAGACATTATTAGATAGGGTAAATAGCGATAGTCAACAGTTACAAATAGAAGTACTTCAGACGTTAATCGATATGCTCAAATGTCCAGAACTTTTGGAaagtttttctgtttttcctgAATTGTTGGTATTGAAAGTAATCACTGCCCATAAGTTTGATGATCAGAAAGCCGATGGTAGTTCCAGCGGAGAGAGCGTTAGAGCGCCGGTAAGGATGTCAGAG gcaCAGGTTCTTCGGACAGCGGAGAAGTGTGCCGCGACAATTGCCACGGTTCTTAGACCGGAACAAATTATTCTCGTTGTATCAACTATAATAACAACCGAACCATATCCCTTAAATATGGGTGCGATTAAAATGCTTCACAAAATAGTCGAACACTGGGGACGCGAAGCTATAGAGCCtcatttatcgaaaattatgCCAGGACTTATTaag gCATATGACGACGTCGAAAGTACGGTTCGTAAAAGTGCAGTTTTTTGTATGGTAGCAATACATGCAGCAGTTGGCGAAGAAGTTTTAAAACCTCATTTGAGTTCTCTATATGCAAGTAAATTAAAGcttttgtatatttacatacaacGTGCACAGCAAACGAACAGTCAACCGGCAAGTCCACGTAGCAACAGCAAGAATTAA